Proteins encoded in a region of the Mucispirillum schaedleri ASF457 genome:
- a CDS encoding TorD/DmsD family molecular chaperone encodes MESSLKSEIHSARGSVYLFLRNCLYDMPNETFYKMIEDMLSQLSQVVNGSENKDMKNGYNGMLNFINTINSISGKELDELNLHISREYTSCLCLPGTAQQEESYYISEDHILKQESNDDMIKLFHKYGFSISAELQADYDNVCIELAFMSKLAYMSADTENKDEYYNLILEQLNFHKNHFDKWIYHFYDKLIGQKIIESKLYRYIAEFSKGFIREDKLLLEDLNSSNN; translated from the coding sequence ATGGAAAGCTCTTTAAAAAGTGAAATTCATTCGGCAAGAGGCAGTGTTTATTTATTTTTAAGAAACTGTTTGTATGATATGCCAAATGAAACATTTTATAAAATGATAGAAGATATGTTGTCTCAGTTAAGTCAGGTTGTAAATGGAAGTGAAAATAAAGATATGAAAAATGGCTATAATGGGATGCTTAACTTTATAAATACAATAAATAGTATATCTGGAAAAGAGTTAGATGAATTAAATCTGCATATCAGCAGAGAATATACATCATGCTTATGTTTACCAGGAACTGCACAGCAGGAAGAATCCTATTATATTTCTGAGGACCATATATTAAAACAAGAGTCAAATGATGATATGATTAAACTGTTCCATAAATATGGATTTTCAATATCAGCAGAATTGCAGGCGGATTATGATAATGTTTGCATAGAGCTGGCATTTATGAGCAAACTTGCATATATGAGTGCAGATACAGAAAATAAAGATGAATACTATAATCTAATATTAGAGCAGTTAAATTTTCATAAAAATCACTTTGATAAATGGATATACCATTTTTATGATAAATTAATAGGGCAAAAGATAATAGAAAGCAAATTATACAGATATATTGCTGAATTTTCCAAAGGTTTTATACGAGAAGATAAACTGCTGCTTGAAGACTTAAACAGCAGCAATAACTAA
- a CDS encoding YqaE/Pmp3 family membrane protein, producing the protein MRLLLAIFLPFLVFFTIGRPFAGIICLILQITLIGWLPAALWAVYALSQYKTDKKIKQAMQSQSN; encoded by the coding sequence ATGAGACTTTTATTAGCTATATTCTTGCCATTTTTAGTGTTTTTTACAATAGGCAGACCATTTGCAGGGATTATTTGTTTAATTTTGCAAATTACATTAATAGGCTGGCTTCCAGCTGCTCTTTGGGCTGTTTATGCTTTAAGTCAATATAAGACTGATAAAAAGATTAAACAGGCAATGCAGTCTCAATCAAATTAA
- a CDS encoding N-acetylmuramoyl-L-alanine amidase yields the protein MKNINLSIEDFSELSYALIKQEEVVADKKFDGHMYSDTENKITIGIGFNIEANGILPIICAKKMNLLVSPSTNKSYILSEILVNKTDEEVINKIVNCIHSVIKEFHSNNRIYANDKQDLTITVSQVPQEAIDYINRTIQTTPSSKAKKQKKQQTLKQNIRNGDTKHSRALQLEKAVNKKISDTITQINSSKQYAKHYETFELILTSEDAKEIFIFLSRRFHGDLINSLLSGKNGLKVFKDGQLNEYSKLIISFLCGHYQMPAKFNKYNDPTDFFHNAINKNNSRFLTWFGIRYYIDLVSASKNKQYNSYIKRRLHEAALFELVERKENGTIDMYQTSKDIFTHLNIIFKFIKSDDNVPLYGYKNKTFLEFITTHNYSHLIDKVAANKKNNISFSTNEEYSSVFKNVTKIQDLKNCLHDSMSIDENKYFQSILDFAKHDDIFKPFLLYINEKFSKNILNIGFKLNEIYVVSNTNLKDFQNLLKKYFNSESTEQKNILLISQLNWGMHQRFDNLLDEYEQQTIILYLLKNKEHVLTMDNISKNNFRILLYDDNESINAVVLAGKYTLINDDNDEKILYQHEESKEIQAEYLPNENIFTIIHQETKVSLRNFFPSKFHAGIILSNQEEIKEDQTAVSQVGEISITIEFILDETVNTGEIEKKKYYLYNVKTQELIDGIVEVCGDTASACFKINADTDDISNTKLIFSFYKKDFSDKKEANIKSHDTIILDKATRESKETTVNALINKGDISGFIRGVELFEPTKDNLPDIDSYMETEYKFKATTSGVVNTDYIKWCYAVLTNSEYRGKVKISTVSEQISQTGEEITFKPKDILSDSSKKKLENKDISSKLYIFAYMKSPAYNTKHGKTHVLLLNKSLFNSIKPVIVLDAGHGIVEEQNGTKKYKGAIYPKNLNYGDPKLLIVEDIVAFDFVQILHSRLHALNNYNVELTRKTDKYIYNKDRAKYTSNIAQKYPNANIIFLSIHLNSSEEIELSDNSSGIEFLYNDSSEKLKKENIKIIDCIKLSLDNSENKYYFRKSFKKVTEKVTVLKENTVPAVLLELGFVNNKRDRENLLDDCYLNLLANDIINGINKYFEVK from the coding sequence ATGAAAAATATCAATTTATCTATTGAAGACTTTAGTGAGTTATCATATGCTTTAATTAAGCAGGAAGAAGTGGTTGCAGACAAAAAATTTGATGGTCATATGTATTCAGATACAGAGAATAAAATAACTATAGGCATAGGTTTCAATATAGAGGCAAATGGTATTCTCCCTATAATTTGTGCTAAGAAGATGAATTTATTAGTAAGTCCATCTACAAACAAATCTTATATATTAAGTGAAATTTTGGTTAATAAAACTGATGAAGAGGTTATTAATAAGATTGTAAATTGTATTCACTCTGTAATCAAAGAATTTCATAGTAATAATAGAATATATGCAAATGATAAGCAGGATTTAACTATAACTGTATCACAAGTACCACAGGAGGCTATTGATTATATTAATAGAACCATACAAACTACACCATCATCAAAAGCAAAGAAACAGAAGAAACAGCAGACATTAAAACAAAATATAAGAAATGGTGATACAAAGCATTCAAGAGCTTTACAATTGGAAAAAGCAGTAAATAAAAAAATTAGTGATACTATAACCCAGATAAATAGTAGTAAACAATATGCAAAACATTATGAAACATTTGAATTAATATTAACATCAGAAGATGCAAAAGAAATATTTATATTTTTATCAAGAAGATTTCATGGAGACTTAATTAATAGTTTATTATCTGGTAAAAATGGATTAAAAGTATTTAAAGATGGTCAATTAAATGAATATTCTAAATTAATAATTTCTTTTCTATGTGGTCATTATCAAATGCCTGCAAAATTTAATAAATATAATGACCCAACAGACTTTTTTCATAATGCAATAAATAAAAACAATAGTAGATTTTTAACATGGTTTGGTATTCGCTATTATATAGATTTAGTTTCAGCAAGTAAAAATAAACAATATAATAGCTATATCAAACGCAGGTTACATGAAGCAGCATTATTTGAGTTGGTGGAAAGAAAAGAAAATGGAACAATAGATATGTATCAAACATCTAAAGATATATTTACTCATTTAAATATAATATTTAAGTTTATTAAATCAGATGATAATGTTCCATTATATGGTTATAAGAATAAAACATTTTTGGAATTTATTACAACTCATAATTATAGTCACTTAATAGATAAAGTTGCTGCAAATAAAAAAAATAATATATCTTTTTCTACAAATGAAGAATATTCATCTGTTTTTAAAAATGTTACTAAAATTCAGGATTTAAAAAATTGTCTTCATGATAGTATGAGTATTGATGAAAATAAGTATTTTCAATCAATTTTAGATTTTGCAAAACATGATGACATTTTTAAACCATTTTTACTTTATATAAATGAAAAATTCAGCAAGAATATATTAAATATTGGTTTTAAGTTAAATGAGATTTATGTAGTTTCTAATACTAATTTAAAAGATTTTCAAAACCTTTTAAAAAAATATTTTAATAGTGAAAGCACTGAACAGAAGAATATTTTATTAATATCACAATTAAACTGGGGAATGCATCAAAGGTTTGATAATTTATTAGATGAATATGAGCAGCAAACTATAATACTATATTTATTAAAAAATAAAGAGCATGTATTAACAATGGATAATATATCTAAAAACAATTTTAGAATTTTATTATATGATGATAATGAATCTATTAATGCAGTAGTTTTAGCAGGAAAATATACATTAATTAATGATGATAACGATGAAAAAATATTGTATCAGCATGAAGAAAGCAAGGAAATACAGGCAGAGTATTTGCCTAATGAAAATATTTTTACAATAATCCATCAAGAAACTAAAGTATCATTGCGTAACTTTTTCCCTAGTAAGTTTCATGCAGGAATAATCTTATCTAATCAAGAAGAAATAAAAGAAGACCAAACAGCAGTATCTCAAGTTGGAGAGATAAGCATTACAATTGAATTTATACTTGATGAAACAGTAAATACTGGTGAAATAGAAAAAAAGAAATATTACTTATACAATGTAAAAACTCAAGAATTAATAGATGGAATTGTGGAAGTATGTGGAGATACTGCGTCGGCTTGTTTTAAAATAAATGCAGATACTGATGATATATCAAATACAAAATTAATATTTAGTTTTTATAAAAAAGATTTTTCAGATAAAAAAGAAGCTAATATAAAATCACATGATACAATTATATTAGATAAAGCAACTAGGGAAAGTAAAGAGACCACTGTCAATGCATTAATAAATAAAGGTGATATTTCAGGATTTATAAGAGGAGTAGAATTGTTTGAACCAACAAAAGACAATCTCCCAGATATTGACTCTTATATGGAAACAGAATATAAATTTAAAGCAACAACATCTGGTGTAGTTAATACTGATTATATTAAGTGGTGTTATGCAGTATTGACAAACAGTGAGTATAGGGGTAAAGTAAAAATAAGCACTGTATCAGAACAAATATCCCAAACAGGAGAAGAAATTACATTTAAACCAAAAGATATATTAAGTGACAGCAGTAAAAAGAAACTGGAAAATAAAGACATATCATCAAAATTATATATATTTGCTTATATGAAAAGTCCTGCATATAATACAAAACATGGAAAAACACATGTATTGTTGCTAAATAAGAGTTTATTTAATAGCATAAAGCCAGTAATAGTACTAGATGCAGGGCATGGTATTGTTGAAGAACAAAATGGAACAAAAAAATATAAGGGAGCAATTTATCCAAAAAATTTAAATTATGGAGATCCTAAACTGTTAATAGTGGAAGATATTGTTGCATTTGATTTTGTGCAAATATTGCATAGTAGGTTGCATGCTCTTAATAATTATAATGTAGAGTTAACACGTAAAACTGATAAATATATATATAATAAAGATAGAGCTAAATATACATCTAATATAGCACAAAAATATCCGAATGCAAATATTATATTTCTTTCTATACATTTGAATAGTTCAGAAGAAATAGAGCTTTCAGATAATAGTAGTGGTATAGAATTTTTATATAATGATTCAAGTGAAAAATTAAAAAAAGAAAACATTAAAATAATTGATTGTATTAAATTATCTTTAGATAATAGTGAAAATAAATATTATTTTAGAAAATCTTTTAAAAAAGTTACTGAAAAAGTAACTGTATTAAAAGAAAATACTGTTCCAGCAGTATTGCTAGAGTTGGGTTTTGTGAATAATAAACGTGATAGAGAAAACCTACTAGATGATTGTTATCTAAATTTATTAGCAAATGATATAATAAATGGCATAAATAAATATTTTGAGGTGAAATAA
- a CDS encoding type VI secretion system Vgr family protein, producing the protein MSSSNQVSELIFTGREIDNYKFRVVEARILERLDYPFEIECICYYESINNEPDEKTGVSNLIDRNIRLYLNDPSYTNNKNRPLQSKLFIGVVSEIIYLGNKELPSNYSTNNKYYYRFKLNSQLIRLSYNRAYRIYNNKSVLEVLNHLFERSRGAISVQIDFSRVQNYFPVEEYITQYNESDLDFLLRLCSRYGIYISESDKGINFYDSVYKADFSTSNNEYVNEEVSKHVMYPYNPSSDNYLSSHCISSIEYGIRGRNLWSIFSTSESSNPSRHQAGISENYWDTREIDNRDKVTTYASNINNYHPSFTNINYQNGLQFQATLNVLSNHIESLNIKARSNILELNTNDVITITNIEGRESSYKIIVIVHYYHDKSEQGGRILEHEPSLYSMYSNELSLIPNTMPYAMKVIEKPRALGITTGVVTGNSEDINSERNSIVVDDYGRVRVQFASNVVQGRYDEEVFSGKYLFTHSCYLRYTSPAASSHSGFIAVPRVGDEVVVSFIDGDPDRPIITGSLYNHETPSLIQNEILLNKHKTSLSSKTVGLNERGRNELTMSNLPNSEEIYLKAERDYKELVQNDYEQSILNNKTSKVSGIHNESILQSHIQNIAGLKDVNVGGEYLTVVALSKDTAVGLSNTLNVGAENTLRVAGDSKESVGRDKNVNVAGDYTVSVDGEYEHTIRGNLENSVLGSIDITSDAGINISSDSHYNMTVGTDIDIYAERNTTMQSKRHLSLHSNSSDMQFNNLDIITGDMLSLYSKGKFQIKVSDDISIFSDGSNIIFQIKDMEVIFNENGVDINNGSLSIKK; encoded by the coding sequence ATGTCATCATCTAATCAAGTATCAGAGTTAATCTTTACAGGCAGGGAAATAGATAACTATAAATTCCGAGTAGTAGAAGCCAGGATATTAGAGCGTTTAGATTATCCCTTTGAAATAGAGTGTATATGCTATTATGAAAGCATAAACAACGAGCCTGATGAAAAAACTGGTGTAAGTAATCTAATAGATAGAAATATTCGTCTTTATTTGAACGACCCATCCTATACTAATAATAAAAATCGTCCATTACAAAGTAAACTTTTTATAGGAGTAGTAAGTGAGATAATTTATTTAGGCAATAAGGAACTTCCGTCCAATTATTCTACAAATAATAAATATTATTACCGTTTTAAATTAAATTCCCAGTTAATAAGATTAAGCTATAATAGAGCATACAGAATATATAACAATAAAAGTGTGTTAGAAGTATTAAATCATTTATTTGAAAGGTCAAGAGGAGCAATAAGCGTTCAGATAGATTTTTCGCGAGTTCAGAATTATTTTCCAGTAGAAGAGTATATAACCCAGTATAATGAAAGTGATTTAGATTTTTTATTACGACTATGCAGCAGATATGGTATATATATATCTGAAAGTGATAAAGGCATTAATTTTTATGATTCAGTATATAAGGCAGATTTCAGCACAAGTAATAATGAATATGTTAATGAAGAAGTAAGTAAACATGTAATGTATCCTTATAACCCATCCAGTGATAATTATTTATCAAGCCACTGTATATCAAGCATAGAGTATGGAATAAGAGGAAGAAACTTATGGAGTATCTTCAGCACATCAGAATCCAGTAACCCATCAAGACATCAAGCAGGTATCAGTGAAAATTACTGGGATACAAGGGAGATAGATAACCGAGATAAAGTAACAACTTATGCATCAAATATAAATAATTATCACCCAAGTTTTACTAATATAAATTATCAAAATGGTTTACAGTTTCAAGCCACATTAAATGTATTAAGTAATCATATAGAATCATTGAATATAAAAGCCAGAAGCAATATATTAGAGTTAAATACCAATGATGTAATAACGATAACTAATATAGAGGGCAGAGAATCAAGTTATAAGATAATCGTTATAGTTCATTATTATCATGATAAAAGTGAGCAGGGTGGCAGAATATTAGAGCATGAGCCGTCTTTATATTCGATGTATAGCAATGAATTATCATTAATCCCCAATACAATGCCTTATGCAATGAAAGTAATAGAGAAACCACGAGCCTTAGGTATTACGACAGGAGTAGTAACAGGCAATAGTGAAGATATAAACAGTGAAAGAAACAGTATAGTAGTAGATGATTATGGCAGAGTAAGAGTTCAGTTTGCCAGTAATGTTGTTCAGGGCAGATATGATGAGGAAGTATTCAGCGGCAAATATTTATTTACACACAGCTGTTATTTAAGATATACCAGCCCTGCTGCCAGCAGCCATTCAGGATTTATAGCAGTTCCTCGTGTAGGAGATGAGGTAGTAGTAAGTTTTATAGACGGCGACCCTGACAGGCCAATAATCACAGGCAGTTTATATAATCATGAAACTCCATCACTTATTCAAAATGAGATACTGTTGAATAAACATAAGACATCTTTATCCTCAAAAACGGTGGGATTAAATGAGAGAGGCAGAAATGAGCTGACAATGAGTAATCTTCCTAATAGTGAAGAAATCTATTTGAAAGCAGAAAGGGATTATAAAGAGTTAGTGCAGAATGACTATGAGCAGAGTATCTTAAATAACAAGACAAGCAAAGTAAGCGGCATTCATAATGAAAGTATATTACAGTCACATATCCAGAATATAGCAGGTTTAAAAGATGTAAATGTAGGCGGCGAATATTTAACAGTAGTAGCATTAAGCAAGGATACAGCAGTAGGGTTATCTAATACCTTAAATGTGGGTGCAGAAAATACACTTCGTGTAGCAGGAGACAGCAAAGAAAGTGTAGGCAGGGATAAAAATGTAAATGTGGCTGGAGATTATACAGTAAGTGTGGACGGAGAATATGAACACACAATTAGAGGTAATTTAGAAAATAGTGTATTAGGTAGTATAGATATAACAAGTGATGCAGGTATAAATATATCCAGCGACAGCCATTATAATATGACAGTAGGCACGGATATTGATATTTATGCAGAACGAAATACTACTATGCAGAGCAAAAGGCATTTATCATTACATTCTAATTCTTCTGATATGCAGTTTAATAATTTAGATATAATTACTGGTGATATGTTATCATTATATTCTAAAGGTAAATTTCAAATTAAAGTCAGTGATGATATTTCTATATTTTCTGATGGAAGTAACATAATTTTTCAAATAAAAGATATGGAAGTTATTTTTAATGAAAATGGAGTAGATATTAATAATGGTTCATTATCAATAAAAAAATAA
- a CDS encoding D-Ala-D-Ala carboxypeptidase family metallohydrolase, with translation MKLVSKYIQQFERKTIKVRDFSNKYNIISYSAIDYINRTIQTTPSSKAKKQKKQQTLKQNIRNGDTKHSRALQLEKAVNKKISDTITQINSSKQYAKHYETFELILTSEDAKEIFIFLSRRFHGDLINSLLSGKNGLKVFKDGQLNEYSKLIISFLCGHYQMPAKFNKYNDPTDFFHNAINKNNSRFLTWFGIRYYIDLVSASKNKQYNSYIKRRLHEAALFELVERKENGTIDMYQTSKDIFTHLNIIFKFIKSDDNVPLYGYKNKTFLEFITTHNYSHLIDKVAANKKNNISFSTNEEYSSVFKNVTKIQDLKNCLHDSMSIDENKYFQSILDFAKHDDIFKPFLLYINEKFSKNILNIGFKLNEIYVVSNTNLKDFQNLLKKYFNSESTEQKNILLISQLNWGMHQRFDNLLDEYEQQTIILYLLKNKEHVLTMDNISKNNFRILLYDDNESINAVVLAGKYTLINDDNDEKILYQHEESKEIQAEYLPNENIFTIIHQETKVSLRNFFPSKFHAGIILSNQEEIKEDQTAVSQVGEISITIEFILDETVNTGEIEKKKYYLYNVKTQELIDGIVEVCGDTASACFKINADTDDISNTKLIFSFYKKDFSDKKEANIKSHDTIILDKATRESKETTVNALINKGDISGFIRGVELFEPTKDNLPDIDSYMETEYKFKATTSGVVNTDYIKWCYAVLTNSEYRGKVKISTVSEQISQTGEEITFKPKDILSDSSKKKLENKDISAKLYIFAYMKSPAYNTKHGKTHSVCKVKSNVKIEEKLSEHFSLSELVNTSYTEHLEENRQYAMEEDNYLKLTQLCTDILEPIRTYINGGNSAGKKSIIITSGVRCPELNDAIKGSSKTSQHMFCEAVDFVLDAKDESERKDKLVSLFKDIYNKKVDNLDINNIYQCIIERNKSGSYWLHIGLKTQNRQNQSTSFTVMVQINNDADFIKIKYDGSKDFFTKHKF, from the coding sequence TTGAAGTTAGTTAGCAAATATATTCAACAATTTGAGAGAAAAACAATAAAAGTTCGTGATTTCTCTAATAAATATAACATAATTTCTTACAGTGCTATTGATTATATTAATAGAACCATACAAACTACACCATCATCAAAAGCAAAGAAACAGAAGAAACAGCAGACATTAAAACAAAATATAAGAAATGGTGATACAAAGCATTCAAGAGCTTTACAATTGGAAAAAGCAGTAAATAAAAAAATTAGTGATACTATAACCCAGATAAATAGTAGTAAACAATATGCAAAACATTATGAAACATTTGAATTAATATTAACATCAGAAGATGCAAAAGAAATATTTATATTTTTATCAAGAAGATTTCATGGAGACTTAATTAATAGTTTATTATCTGGTAAAAATGGATTAAAAGTATTTAAAGATGGTCAATTAAATGAATATTCTAAATTAATAATTTCTTTTCTATGTGGTCATTATCAAATGCCTGCAAAATTTAATAAATATAATGACCCAACAGACTTTTTTCATAATGCAATAAATAAAAACAATAGTAGATTTTTAACATGGTTTGGTATTCGCTATTATATAGATTTAGTTTCAGCAAGTAAAAATAAACAATATAATAGCTATATCAAACGCAGGTTACATGAAGCAGCATTATTTGAGTTGGTGGAAAGAAAAGAAAATGGAACAATAGATATGTATCAAACATCTAAAGATATATTTACTCATTTAAATATAATATTTAAGTTTATTAAATCAGATGATAATGTTCCATTATATGGTTATAAGAATAAAACATTTTTGGAATTTATTACAACTCATAATTATAGTCACTTAATAGATAAAGTTGCTGCAAATAAAAAAAATAATATATCTTTTTCTACAAATGAAGAATATTCATCTGTTTTTAAAAATGTTACTAAAATTCAGGATTTAAAAAATTGTCTTCATGATAGTATGAGTATTGATGAAAATAAGTATTTTCAATCAATTTTAGATTTTGCAAAACATGATGACATTTTTAAACCATTTTTACTTTATATAAATGAAAAATTCAGCAAGAATATATTAAATATTGGTTTTAAGTTAAATGAGATTTATGTAGTTTCTAATACTAATTTAAAAGATTTTCAAAACCTTTTAAAAAAATATTTTAATAGTGAAAGCACTGAACAGAAGAATATTTTATTAATATCACAATTAAACTGGGGAATGCATCAAAGGTTTGATAATTTATTAGATGAATATGAGCAGCAAACTATAATACTATATTTATTAAAAAATAAAGAGCATGTATTAACAATGGATAATATATCTAAAAACAATTTTAGAATTTTATTATATGATGATAATGAATCTATTAATGCAGTAGTTTTAGCAGGAAAATATACATTAATTAATGATGATAACGATGAAAAAATATTGTATCAGCATGAAGAAAGCAAGGAAATACAGGCAGAGTATTTGCCTAATGAAAATATTTTTACAATAATCCATCAAGAAACTAAAGTATCATTGCGTAACTTTTTCCCTAGTAAGTTTCATGCAGGAATAATCTTATCTAATCAAGAAGAAATAAAAGAAGACCAAACAGCAGTATCTCAAGTTGGAGAGATAAGCATTACAATTGAATTTATACTTGATGAAACAGTAAATACTGGTGAAATAGAAAAAAAGAAATATTACTTATACAATGTAAAAACTCAAGAATTAATAGATGGAATTGTGGAAGTATGTGGAGATACTGCGTCGGCTTGTTTTAAAATAAATGCAGATACTGATGATATATCAAATACAAAATTAATATTTAGTTTTTATAAAAAAGATTTTTCAGATAAAAAAGAAGCTAATATAAAATCACATGATACAATTATATTAGATAAAGCAACTAGGGAAAGTAAAGAGACCACTGTCAATGCATTAATAAATAAAGGTGATATTTCAGGATTTATAAGAGGAGTAGAATTGTTTGAACCAACAAAAGACAATCTCCCAGATATTGACTCTTATATGGAAACAGAATATAAATTTAAAGCAACAACATCTGGTGTAGTTAATACTGATTATATTAAGTGGTGTTATGCAGTATTGACAAACAGTGAGTATAGGGGTAAAGTAAAAATAAGCACTGTATCAGAACAAATATCCCAAACAGGAGAAGAAATTACATTTAAACCAAAAGATATATTAAGTGACAGCAGTAAAAAGAAACTGGAAAATAAAGACATATCAGCAAAATTATATATATTTGCTTATATGAAAAGTCCTGCATATAATACAAAACATGGAAAAACACATAGTGTATGTAAGGTTAAAAGCAATGTAAAAATAGAGGAAAAACTATCAGAACATTTTTCTTTGAGTGAATTAGTTAATACAAGTTATACAGAACATCTTGAAGAGAATAGACAATATGCAATGGAAGAAGATAATTATTTAAAACTTACACAGTTGTGTACAGATATTCTTGAGCCTATAAGAACATATATTAATGGTGGCAATAGTGCTGGTAAAAAATCTATAATAATTACTAGTGGTGTAAGATGCCCAGAACTTAATGATGCAATTAAGGGAAGTAGTAAAACAAGTCAACATATGTTTTGTGAAGCTGTAGATTTTGTTTTAGATGCGAAAGATGAGTCAGAACGAAAAGATAAATTAGTATCATTATTTAAAGATATATATAATAAAAAAGTGGATAATTTAGATATTAATAATATTTATCAATGTATAATAGAAAGAAATAAGAGTGGTTCGTATTGGTTACATATTGGTTTGAAAACACAAAATAGACAAAATCAATCAACTAGTTTTACAGTTATGGTTCAAATTAATAATGATGCAGATTTTATAAAAATAAAATATGATGGGAGTAAAGATTTTTTTACTAAACATAAATTTTAA
- a CDS encoding Hcp family type VI secretion system effector has protein sequence MSSPVYIKIEGATQGLITSGASTEDSIGNRYQAGHEDEILAQEVTHVVTVPTDPQSGQPSGQRVHKPFVFTCSLNKSVPLLYNALTKGEKLNSVEVHWYRTATGGGQEHFFSTIFEDAVITDISLVMPNAQDPSNSDKTEQFQVSLNYRKIVWEHVASGTSGSDDWRNA, from the coding sequence ATGAGCAGTCCCGTATATATAAAAATTGAAGGAGCTACACAAGGTTTAATTACAAGTGGAGCGTCAACAGAAGACAGTATAGGCAATCGTTATCAAGCAGGTCATGAAGATGAAATATTGGCACAGGAAGTAACCCATGTAGTAACAGTTCCAACAGACCCACAAAGTGGTCAGCCAAGTGGCCAAAGAGTTCATAAGCCATTTGTGTTTACCTGCTCATTAAATAAATCAGTTCCTCTTTTATATAATGCCTTAACAAAAGGCGAAAAACTTAATAGTGTAGAAGTTCACTGGTATAGAACAGCAACAGGTGGCGGTCAGGAACACTTTTTTTCAACAATTTTTGAAGATGCAGTAATAACAGACATATCATTAGTAATGCCTAATGCACAAGACCCATCTAACAGTGATAAGACAGAACAGTTTCAAGTAAGTCTTAACTATCGTAAAATTGTCTGGGAGCATGTAGCCAGTGGAACAAGCGGCAGTGATGACTGGAGAAATGCTTAA
- a CDS encoding D-Ala-D-Ala carboxypeptidase family metallohydrolase: MKSPAYNTKHGKTHSVCKVKSNVKIEEKLSEHFSLSELVNTSYTEHLEENRQYAMEEDNYLKLTQLCTDILEPIRTYINGGNSAGKKSIIITSGVRCLPLNIKVKGSSTSQHMFCEAVDFVLSAKDMSEQRDKLVSLFKDIYNNKVSGLDNNIISQCILEKHRSYWIHIGIKSNRKSFDTEFSISPNTSPRKYIKFNGEDKEFNIKNF; the protein is encoded by the coding sequence ATGAAAAGCCCTGCATATAATACAAAACATGGAAAAACACATAGTGTATGTAAGGTTAAAAGCAATGTAAAAATAGAGGAAAAACTATCAGAACATTTTTCTTTGAGTGAATTAGTTAATACAAGTTATACAGAACATCTTGAAGAGAATAGACAATATGCAATGGAAGAAGATAATTATTTAAAACTTACACAGTTGTGTACAGATATTCTTGAGCCTATAAGAACATATATTAATGGTGGCAATAGTGCTGGTAAAAAATCTATAATAATTACTAGTGGTGTAAGATGCCTACCACTTAATATCAAAGTCAAAGGAAGCTCCACAAGTCAACATATGTTTTGTGAAGCTGTGGACTTTGTTTTAAGTGCGAAAGATATGTCAGAACAAAGAGATAAGTTAGTGTCATTATTTAAAGATATATATAACAATAAAGTATCAGGTTTGGATAATAATATTATATCTCAATGTATACTTGAAAAACATCGTTCTTATTGGATACATATAGGTATTAAGAGTAACAGAAAAAGTTTTGATACTGAATTTAGTATTAGTCCAAATACTTCTCCTAGGAAATATATAAAATTTAATGGAGAGGATAAAGAGTTTAATATAAAAAATTTTTAA